A portion of the Bifidobacterium sp. ESL0800 genome contains these proteins:
- a CDS encoding CTP synthase: MRRNPEIERLTGKAETQRHFIFGTTANQRKVLRTRWLAHEYIRLCPNIYARLEYFNELNPVERTLHLIRTLALKNPRRVFGGLSAALVLGLECPWRLSEMGHAQIATEESITRQPAGAVEKIHVHPLTFIVHDGIRVTPPAQTLVDCGLRYPYAQALGIFDSALRMGLVTTDAIERTCQRSNNCEPMHRLLRDADPKSENGGESFCRAVILDSGFAKPELQHEFRDPANPTHIFRTDFLWLCNGNAVVLEYDGMEKYTNQHMTNGRSTRRVVYDERRREDALHRAGVASILRTDYQEVTSRKPLIQKLISNGIPMQPSLN; this comes from the coding sequence ATGCGACGAAACCCAGAGATAGAACGCCTAACAGGCAAGGCTGAAACGCAGCGCCACTTTATTTTCGGCACAACAGCCAACCAGCGTAAAGTCCTGCGAACGCGGTGGCTGGCGCACGAATACATACGTCTGTGCCCAAACATCTACGCACGGTTGGAATATTTCAACGAGCTTAACCCAGTCGAGAGGACGTTGCACCTCATACGCACACTCGCACTCAAAAATCCTCGACGCGTATTCGGCGGCCTGAGCGCGGCGCTGGTGTTGGGACTCGAATGTCCTTGGCGACTGAGCGAGATGGGACATGCGCAAATCGCGACGGAGGAATCCATAACGCGACAGCCGGCAGGGGCCGTGGAGAAAATCCATGTTCATCCACTGACATTCATTGTGCATGATGGCATTCGGGTCACACCTCCAGCCCAAACATTGGTCGATTGCGGACTTCGATACCCCTACGCCCAAGCTCTCGGTATTTTCGACTCCGCTTTACGCATGGGACTAGTAACAACTGACGCAATCGAAAGAACCTGTCAACGGAGCAATAACTGCGAGCCCATGCACAGACTTCTTCGCGACGCCGACCCCAAGAGCGAAAATGGAGGCGAATCGTTCTGCCGCGCAGTAATACTTGATTCCGGATTCGCGAAACCGGAATTACAACACGAATTTCGCGATCCCGCTAATCCAACGCATATTTTTCGCACTGACTTTCTTTGGCTATGCAACGGCAACGCCGTAGTCCTCGAATACGATGGCATGGAAAAGTACACCAACCAGCACATGACAAATGGGCGCAGTACACGGCGGGTGGTCTACGACGAACGGAGGCGTGAAGATGCGCTACACCGCGCAGGAGTCGCAAGCATTCTACGCACCGATTATCAAGAAGTGACTTCGCGAAAGCCACTAATTCAGAAGCTCATCAGCAATGGCATTCCCATGCAGCCAAGCCTCAACTAG
- a CDS encoding glycoside hydrolase family 2 TIM barrel-domain containing protein gives MQPTGLNRHWQVRHLSSDEAFTPVTLPHDAMLYEPRFEDAPGGTNTGWFDGRDYEYVRHFKPGEALRGKAMILEFEGVYRLAEVFVNGRKAGSCDYGYSGFTVDVTDLVTIGEDNEIRVVARNADQPNSRWYSGAGIYRPVTLWTGPREHIRFEGVGVRTISTEPAKVEITLQTTGAGRAHIEIFAGERDIDTSTASVECATDAQGQATVTLDIPDAQLWSPAHPNLYTCQVTYQAESHESATDATDVKTTTDIAGNSGSAIATNATSDTASTVFGIRTLDWGDNGFLINGERTIMQGACVHHTNGILGAAAFDDAERRKVQGLKAQGYNAIRSAHNPCSKALLKACDELGMLVLDEYIDHWYIHKTLYDYVDYFEANRQGDLKAMVRKDRNHPSVVMYSIGNEVSETAEKKGIALTRSMVGLLHSLDPTRPVTCGVNIFFNFLSSIGFGVYSDKKARKEVESQSTEHVSASHGESVVPGACVAPRATDGSAKSKHKAVGSEFFNNLAGIMGADFMKTGATLHACDVKTRDAFAQLDIAGYNYGIKRYRKDLRRYPHRLILGSETFCADAYRFKAMAKDNPRLIGDFVWAGMDYMGETGVGAWEYGDDAPTENGFGWLTSGSGRLDLTGRVTGEALYTRVALEESQGPYLAVRPVNHTGDKHSPSAWKMTDAVPSWSWEGYEGHKADVEVYARAASVALILNGKEIARKTLQHDCLARFGCTYQPGTLEAVSFDESGAEIGRCAVTSAEGPTKLTASMEPVDGFEESQYSSSDTPKRRDSNASGTCSPGHLAYVRVRYTDAAGITKPLQHGTLSATVSGGRLVAFGSAAPYNPGSFVTGSTGTYRGEALAIIEMPGSQAGRQSDSESVATLNVTDGKLETSFTIKAE, from the coding sequence ATGCAGCCAACGGGATTGAACAGACACTGGCAGGTCCGTCACCTGAGCAGCGACGAGGCGTTTACGCCGGTGACGCTGCCGCATGACGCCATGCTCTATGAGCCGCGCTTTGAAGACGCGCCGGGCGGCACCAACACGGGGTGGTTCGACGGACGGGATTACGAGTACGTCCGCCACTTCAAGCCCGGTGAAGCGCTGCGCGGCAAGGCCATGATCCTCGAATTCGAGGGGGTCTATCGGCTCGCCGAAGTCTTCGTCAACGGCAGGAAAGCCGGTTCATGCGACTACGGATACAGCGGGTTCACGGTGGACGTCACCGACCTGGTCACCATCGGCGAGGACAACGAGATCCGCGTGGTGGCACGTAACGCCGACCAACCCAATTCCCGCTGGTATTCGGGAGCCGGCATCTACCGGCCGGTCACGCTTTGGACAGGGCCGCGCGAGCATATCCGTTTCGAAGGCGTCGGGGTACGCACGATTTCGACGGAGCCTGCGAAGGTCGAAATCACGCTGCAGACCACCGGAGCCGGCAGGGCGCATATCGAAATTTTCGCGGGGGAGCGGGATATCGATACGTCGACGGCATCCGTCGAGTGCGCAACCGACGCACAAGGCCAAGCAACGGTTACGTTGGATATTCCTGACGCGCAACTTTGGAGTCCCGCGCACCCGAACCTCTACACCTGCCAAGTAACGTATCAGGCTGAAAGCCACGAGTCGGCCACCGACGCTACCGACGTCAAGACCACCACAGATATTGCCGGCAACTCTGGCAGTGCCATCGCAACCAACGCAACCTCCGACACCGCCAGCACGGTGTTCGGCATACGCACGCTGGACTGGGGCGACAACGGATTCCTGATCAACGGCGAGCGCACGATCATGCAAGGCGCATGCGTCCACCACACCAACGGCATACTCGGGGCCGCCGCATTCGACGACGCCGAACGACGCAAGGTCCAAGGGCTGAAGGCCCAAGGTTACAACGCCATCCGCTCGGCCCACAACCCCTGCTCTAAGGCGTTGCTCAAGGCCTGCGACGAGCTGGGCATGCTCGTCCTCGACGAATACATCGATCACTGGTACATCCACAAGACCCTCTACGACTATGTCGATTACTTCGAGGCCAACCGGCAGGGCGACCTCAAAGCCATGGTCCGCAAAGACCGCAACCACCCCAGCGTCGTCATGTATTCGATCGGCAACGAAGTCAGCGAAACCGCGGAAAAGAAAGGCATCGCGCTGACCCGTTCCATGGTCGGCCTGCTGCACAGCCTGGACCCCACCCGACCGGTGACCTGCGGCGTCAATATCTTCTTCAATTTCCTGAGCTCCATCGGCTTCGGCGTCTATTCCGACAAGAAGGCGCGCAAAGAGGTCGAATCGCAATCCACAGAGCACGTTTCGGCGTCACACGGGGAGTCCGTCGTTCCGGGAGCGTGCGTGGCTCCGCGCGCAACAGACGGGTCGGCAAAATCCAAGCACAAGGCCGTGGGCAGCGAGTTCTTCAATAATCTGGCGGGCATCATGGGTGCCGATTTCATGAAAACCGGCGCCACGCTGCACGCCTGCGACGTCAAGACCCGCGACGCGTTTGCGCAGCTCGATATCGCCGGCTACAACTACGGCATCAAGCGCTATCGCAAGGACCTTCGCCGCTATCCGCACCGCCTGATCCTCGGTTCCGAAACCTTCTGCGCCGACGCCTATCGGTTCAAGGCCATGGCCAAAGACAACCCGCGTCTCATCGGCGATTTCGTCTGGGCGGGCATGGATTATATGGGCGAAACCGGCGTCGGCGCGTGGGAATACGGGGATGACGCCCCGACGGAAAACGGCTTCGGCTGGCTTACTTCCGGCTCCGGCCGCCTCGACCTGACGGGGAGGGTGACCGGCGAGGCGCTCTACACCCGCGTCGCGCTCGAAGAAAGCCAGGGCCCCTACCTCGCGGTGCGACCGGTGAACCACACCGGCGACAAGCATTCGCCGAGCGCCTGGAAAATGACGGATGCCGTGCCTTCCTGGAGTTGGGAAGGCTATGAGGGGCACAAGGCCGACGTCGAGGTCTACGCGCGCGCGGCGAGCGTCGCCCTGATATTGAACGGCAAGGAAATCGCACGCAAGACGTTGCAGCATGACTGCCTGGCACGGTTCGGTTGCACCTACCAACCCGGCACCCTCGAGGCCGTGAGCTTCGACGAAAGCGGTGCGGAAATCGGCCGGTGCGCGGTGACCAGCGCCGAAGGGCCGACGAAGCTCACCGCCTCGATGGAGCCTGTCGACGGCTTCGAGGAGTCCCAATACTCTTCGTCCGATACACCAAAACGCAGGGACAGCAACGCTTCCGGCACCTGCAGCCCTGGGCATCTGGCGTACGTGCGCGTGCGCTATACCGACGCCGCCGGCATCACCAAACCTCTGCAACACGGCACTCTCAGCGCAACAGTCAGCGGCGGCCGGCTGGTCGCGTTCGGGTCCGCGGCCCCCTACAATCCGGGCAGTTTCGTCACCGGCAGCACCGGCACCTACCGCGGCGAGGCGCTGGCCATCATCGAGATGCCCGGTTCACAAGCAGGGCGACAATCCGACAGCGAATCAGTGGCGACACTCAACGTCACCGATGGCAAACTGGAGACCAGCTTCACCATCAAGGCAGAGTAG
- a CDS encoding serine/threonine protein kinase — MSDLNALDLEPGEIVGGYTLISRLGGGAMGSVWRVRDDGGQIYAMKILRDSLKDDNETGDNHYQNDDMPSEGNPEGYGNADSNATGNGSAGYDFTDNNAADNEYGTSGYGQGNGKVGAYSSQPGHGSGGQNGDRGAQPHHRSRDPHVTARERMRREAVAMRKIHHPGVCAIVDMELDDSLAFIVTELIEGKNLRDDVAANGRYVGDDLQRLTSKLIDAVRAVHAQGIIHRDIKPTNVMVSASGPVLVDFGIAMSAGESHVTRTGLVMGTPGFIAPEIIDGAESNEATDWWSLASVIAFAATGRPVFGSKPMMAVLEREASGNANLAGLPPNTLNALRSALNPDPAKRCSPDQLLQAVTLDALNPFENGELDDEADENGGPEGVVPPFGRTPRPDPASQVASTDNPRSAWTDDIPTAVTQNSNTISGSTTDNAVTTTPVSTGQQRHQIRGSTRAMPFGPATDRLAGTQGTAYNSARPSMHQAPQTLLSLSSLPSDDATQTLPPPSTQDLTATSAMVQDGSVVGNGNDNATATMPLDPAATRVLKSTTPLPVAAPNTANQTGQADQTEAGTMPMTLEPATQILQPVQSTQPMQPVQTAPYAPAPTPYIYGQPTQPVYTPQPSYSSQQTQAAPAPQPMLQPMSQPMESAPIANPADVRRGKLLSRSILPLWLLAIPLALLSASVPLISICCATALLWFLLTLGYSEEAQLEREGRRGGIRKGGDTALRTVSLPWHILKALLFTVPRALVLVFIAGVGPVVFNLVSGLPTHMVALSAGSLNLPLPLPADLSLSYSSLSLAVFMAAAWLVTAFGPKATSLRIGAGRLRGATYQPDQPYIAAQPEFSSPNSADDGYSNLQNQENDTDGNEDDIGINSAGSAKHRSTHHWLLLAIWLVATLAALVFALANHQIDWVPFPNPQL, encoded by the coding sequence ATGAGCGACTTGAACGCGTTGGATTTGGAACCCGGAGAGATCGTCGGCGGATATACGCTGATCTCGCGGCTGGGCGGCGGTGCGATGGGTTCAGTCTGGCGCGTGCGTGACGACGGCGGGCAGATATACGCCATGAAGATTCTGCGGGATTCGCTCAAGGACGATAACGAAACCGGCGATAATCATTATCAAAACGATGATATGCCATCGGAAGGCAATCCTGAAGGCTACGGAAACGCGGACAGCAACGCGACAGGCAACGGTTCCGCCGGTTACGATTTTACAGACAACAACGCGGCCGACAATGAATATGGCACTTCCGGTTACGGGCAAGGCAACGGGAAGGTTGGTGCATATTCGTCTCAGCCGGGGCACGGCAGCGGCGGGCAAAATGGCGATCGAGGCGCCCAACCGCACCACCGCAGCCGCGATCCGCACGTCACGGCCCGCGAGCGCATGCGGCGCGAGGCGGTGGCCATGCGCAAAATCCACCACCCCGGCGTCTGCGCCATCGTCGACATGGAGCTCGACGACTCCCTCGCCTTCATTGTCACGGAACTGATTGAGGGCAAAAACCTGCGCGACGATGTGGCCGCGAACGGACGATACGTCGGCGACGACCTGCAGCGCCTCACCTCCAAGCTCATCGACGCGGTCCGCGCGGTGCACGCCCAAGGCATCATCCACCGCGACATCAAGCCGACCAACGTCATGGTCAGCGCGTCCGGCCCCGTTCTGGTGGACTTCGGCATCGCCATGTCCGCCGGTGAAAGCCACGTCACCCGCACCGGCCTGGTGATGGGCACACCTGGCTTCATCGCCCCGGAGATCATCGACGGCGCGGAAAGCAACGAGGCCACCGACTGGTGGTCGCTCGCCAGCGTCATCGCCTTCGCCGCCACCGGCCGGCCCGTGTTCGGCAGCAAGCCGATGATGGCGGTGCTCGAGCGCGAGGCGAGCGGCAACGCCAATCTCGCAGGCCTTCCACCCAACACGTTGAACGCCTTGCGCAGCGCGCTCAATCCCGACCCGGCCAAACGCTGCAGCCCCGACCAGCTGCTGCAGGCCGTCACGCTTGATGCGCTGAATCCGTTCGAGAACGGTGAGCTGGACGACGAAGCCGACGAAAACGGCGGTCCCGAAGGGGTGGTGCCCCCTTTTGGCCGAACGCCTCGGCCTGATCCGGCTTCCCAGGTCGCGTCCACGGATAATCCCCGTTCCGCCTGGACCGACGACATTCCTACGGCTGTGACCCAAAATAGTAATACAATATCGGGTAGCACCACCGACAACGCCGTCACCACAACCCCGGTATCGACGGGGCAGCAACGCCACCAGATACGCGGGTCAACGCGAGCGATGCCATTCGGACCGGCCACAGACCGGCTGGCCGGAACGCAAGGAACCGCATACAACAGCGCCCGACCGTCAATGCATCAAGCGCCACAAACACTTCTCAGCCTGTCGTCACTTCCAAGCGACGACGCCACCCAAACCTTGCCGCCGCCTTCGACGCAAGATCTGACGGCGACTTCCGCGATGGTGCAGGATGGGAGCGTGGTCGGAAACGGAAACGACAACGCAACCGCCACCATGCCGCTTGACCCGGCTGCGACGCGAGTCCTCAAGTCAACCACACCGCTACCTGTCGCGGCGCCGAACACGGCAAACCAGACAGGTCAGGCAGACCAAACAGAAGCCGGCACGATGCCGATGACGCTCGAACCGGCCACTCAAATCCTGCAGCCTGTGCAGTCAACTCAGCCCATGCAGCCAGTGCAGACCGCGCCTTACGCGCCCGCACCTACTCCCTATATATATGGACAGCCCACGCAACCCGTCTATACGCCCCAGCCGAGTTATTCTTCGCAACAAACGCAGGCCGCCCCAGCGCCTCAACCCATGCTCCAGCCCATGTCTCAACCGATGGAATCGGCCCCGATTGCGAACCCGGCTGACGTGCGGCGCGGCAAGCTTCTTTCGCGCTCGATTCTGCCGCTTTGGCTGCTGGCGATTCCGCTCGCGTTGCTTTCGGCTTCGGTGCCCCTTATCTCGATCTGCTGCGCCACGGCCTTGCTTTGGTTCCTTCTGACACTTGGCTACAGCGAAGAAGCGCAACTCGAGCGCGAAGGCCGACGCGGCGGTATCCGCAAAGGCGGGGACACAGCGCTGCGTACGGTCAGCCTGCCCTGGCATATCCTCAAAGCCCTGCTCTTCACCGTCCCGCGAGCGCTGGTTCTCGTCTTCATCGCCGGCGTGGGCCCGGTGGTCTTCAATCTGGTTTCGGGACTTCCCACGCATATGGTCGCGTTGTCGGCCGGTTCCCTGAACCTTCCGCTTCCTCTCCCCGCCGATCTTTCGCTTTCCTATTCGAGCCTTTCACTGGCGGTATTCATGGCCGCCGCATGGCTTGTCACGGCTTTCGGGCCAAAAGCCACGTCGCTGCGCATCGGTGCCGGCCGACTGCGGGGCGCCACCTACCAGCCGGACCAACCGTACATCGCAGCGCAACCCGAGTTCAGTTCGCCGAATTCGGCAGATGACGGATACAGCAATCTGCAGAATCAAGAAAACGATACCGACGGCAACGAAGACGACATCGGCATAAACAGCGCAGGATCCGCCAAACACCGTTCGACCCACCACTGGCTATTGTTGGCGATTTGGCTGGTAGCAACGCTCGCGGCACTTGTGTTCGCCCTCGCCAATCACCAAATCGATTGGGTTCCGTTTCCAAATCCACAATTGTAA
- a CDS encoding thioredoxin domain-containing protein — protein MAQQGNNKKQKRQTRARRQAEEAARQKALEEAAAKERKQQTIIGALVVAILVILVVIVAAVSFRSIHKSNEAKKVTADASYSSLQKVKTKPKYADDKGGILISKDGYNKKIDKVPTVEIYMDPLCPGCGSLHRQIDTDLAKMVNSGQINLVYHVMNFLDQDSTDQYSTRAAGAILYVASHDPSTQHLLDFVSNLYKKDYQPAEGPDYKATSNDQIQAQAVAAGVPRDVISKAFNGTYNKWLEASYNYTIRRKDLLNTDGQLSTPAVTVNGKLMDMSSLSQLGLTQQQALLKELGIKEAQVGMKGVTPRIGTGAPESLD, from the coding sequence ATGGCACAGCAAGGCAATAACAAGAAGCAAAAACGCCAGACGAGAGCCAGACGTCAGGCCGAGGAAGCGGCACGTCAGAAAGCGCTCGAGGAGGCCGCCGCCAAGGAACGCAAGCAGCAGACCATCATCGGCGCCCTCGTCGTGGCCATCCTCGTCATCCTCGTCGTTATTGTCGCTGCCGTCAGCTTCCGCTCCATCCACAAGAGCAACGAAGCGAAAAAAGTCACCGCGGACGCCTCTTACTCTTCGCTGCAGAAGGTCAAGACCAAGCCGAAGTACGCCGACGACAAAGGCGGCATCCTGATTTCCAAGGATGGATACAACAAGAAGATCGACAAGGTTCCGACCGTCGAAATCTACATGGATCCGCTTTGCCCCGGTTGCGGTTCACTGCACCGCCAGATCGACACCGACCTCGCTAAAATGGTGAATTCCGGCCAGATCAATCTGGTCTACCATGTCATGAATTTCCTGGATCAGGATTCGACCGACCAGTACTCCACCCGCGCGGCCGGAGCCATACTCTACGTAGCCAGCCACGACCCGAGCACGCAGCATCTGCTCGATTTCGTCAGCAACCTCTATAAGAAGGACTACCAGCCCGCCGAAGGCCCTGATTACAAGGCTACGAGCAATGACCAGATTCAGGCGCAGGCTGTGGCCGCCGGGGTACCTCGAGACGTGATCAGCAAGGCGTTCAACGGCACTTACAACAAGTGGCTTGAGGCCTCCTACAACTACACGATCAGGCGCAAGGATCTGCTGAACACCGATGGCCAGCTGAGCACGCCGGCCGTCACGGTCAACGGCAAGCTCATGGATATGAGCTCGTTGTCGCAACTCGGCCTCACGCAGCAGCAGGCCCTGCTCAAGGAGCTGGGAATCAAGGAAGCGCAAGTAGGCATGAAAGGCGTTACACCGAGGATCGGTACCGGAGCACCTGAATCCTTGGACTGA
- a CDS encoding thioredoxin domain-containing protein, producing MARHTGNGYYVQAPADSSWYGGADVGDLLIQARQAQEAKERKQRRIVGFIAFIVVVIFVAVIGLVSYRSIAKRNAAQNVTEDQAYSALQSVKLKPKFANDKGGILFSKAGYGKKTANAPTLEIYTDPMCPGCAVLHQQMDATLRALLDSGQINLEIHPVTFLDNMSTDHYSSRADNGVAYIASNDPDPNHLLDFITNIHSDDFQPEEAADYKPVNNRQLQEQAMAAGVPEDIASKAFGNEYEPWLSAAAQYTLRRPELKDIGGQFKGKLTTPVVVINGKMLDISGISDIGLTYKVAILQSIGLANEDIGVAGKQPAIGADGNPTFPKTQPSA from the coding sequence ATGGCTCGGCATACAGGCAATGGCTACTACGTACAGGCGCCAGCGGATTCTTCTTGGTATGGCGGCGCCGACGTTGGCGATTTATTGATTCAGGCGCGGCAGGCGCAGGAAGCCAAAGAACGTAAGCAGCGTCGTATTGTCGGGTTCATTGCTTTTATCGTCGTCGTCATTTTCGTTGCCGTTATCGGTCTGGTGAGTTACCGTTCCATCGCCAAGCGCAACGCAGCGCAGAATGTGACCGAGGATCAGGCCTACAGCGCGTTGCAGAGCGTAAAGTTGAAACCTAAATTCGCAAACGACAAAGGCGGCATACTTTTTTCGAAGGCCGGTTACGGCAAGAAAACCGCGAATGCTCCCACGCTGGAAATCTACACCGATCCGATGTGCCCTGGCTGTGCCGTCCTGCATCAGCAGATGGATGCCACGTTGCGTGCGCTGCTGGATTCCGGTCAGATCAATCTTGAAATTCATCCCGTAACGTTCCTTGACAATATGTCGACGGACCATTATTCATCGCGTGCCGATAACGGCGTGGCCTATATTGCATCCAATGACCCGGATCCCAACCACCTTCTGGATTTCATCACCAACATCCATAGCGACGATTTCCAGCCTGAAGAGGCCGCCGACTACAAACCGGTGAACAACCGGCAATTGCAGGAGCAAGCCATGGCGGCAGGCGTCCCGGAGGATATTGCGAGCAAGGCTTTCGGCAACGAATACGAACCATGGCTTTCCGCCGCCGCGCAATACACGCTGCGCCGTCCGGAACTCAAGGACATCGGCGGCCAGTTCAAGGGCAAGCTCACCACGCCGGTGGTGGTCATCAACGGCAAGATGCTTGATATTTCGGGGATTTCGGACATCGGGCTCACCTATAAGGTGGCTATCCTTCAATCTATCGGCCTCGCCAATGAGGATATAGGTGTGGCCGGCAAGCAGCCGGCGATCGGCGCCGATGGCAATCCTACGTTCCCGAAGACCCAGCCCTCGGCGTGA
- a CDS encoding G5 domain-containing protein, with product MARRWTPRRFVTLRRVRVAICVGVVLLASIVFFAITARKSVALTVNGATKTVTTYSASVPRFLESQGVKVKTHDFIDSTDEKAGLKNHDVVTVRSAYQSTINIEGQDVPFWTYATSADQLLGFFKANAKNAAKVSVNVTNVYNQLTGGFVINKAGPVTVIADGKTSVAPNGKLTAASILDSKNITIGKEDRVSVSEDNGQTILRVQRVTHGQETKDVAVPFATRTVVDSNLQPGQTEIRQAGQNGNKQQVYDVTYVDGQAESSTLQSETVTQVAVDQIVAVGPAAAATPAPSTGGSGNGDSSTGTGSNGSSDSGTSKDKDKGKDDSGNSSSSAPAPSAPAQQPNQPSQPSTPAPAPAPAPAPAPSAPGHGGLWHASPAAAQEYACAMVMQHSDWGWNQADCQPLINMWTLESSWSWSALNRQMADGTPENAPYGIPQSYPGSKMASFGADWKDNAGTQIDWGLSYIHSAYGSPRGAWSFWQTHHAY from the coding sequence ATGGCACGTCGATGGACTCCGCGGCGGTTCGTCACCTTGCGCAGGGTTCGCGTGGCGATTTGCGTGGGAGTGGTGCTGCTGGCCAGCATCGTCTTCTTCGCCATCACCGCGCGCAAGAGCGTGGCCCTGACGGTCAACGGCGCGACCAAAACCGTGACCACCTATTCCGCCTCCGTCCCCAGATTCCTTGAATCCCAAGGCGTGAAGGTCAAAACCCACGATTTCATCGACTCGACAGACGAGAAGGCGGGCCTCAAGAACCACGACGTGGTCACCGTGCGCAGCGCCTATCAGTCCACCATCAACATCGAAGGCCAGGACGTGCCCTTCTGGACGTACGCCACCAGCGCCGACCAGCTGCTCGGCTTCTTCAAGGCCAACGCCAAGAACGCTGCAAAGGTGTCGGTCAATGTCACCAACGTCTACAACCAGCTCACCGGCGGGTTCGTGATCAACAAGGCCGGCCCGGTCACGGTCATCGCCGACGGCAAGACCAGCGTGGCACCCAACGGCAAGCTTACGGCCGCCTCGATTCTCGATTCCAAGAACATCACCATCGGCAAGGAAGACCGAGTCAGCGTCAGCGAGGACAACGGGCAGACCATCCTGCGCGTCCAACGCGTCACGCACGGTCAGGAGACGAAGGACGTCGCCGTGCCGTTCGCCACACGCACCGTGGTCGATTCCAACCTGCAGCCCGGCCAGACCGAGATTCGTCAGGCGGGCCAGAACGGCAACAAGCAGCAGGTCTACGACGTCACCTATGTCGACGGCCAGGCCGAAAGCTCGACGCTTCAATCCGAGACCGTCACCCAAGTGGCGGTAGACCAGATTGTGGCCGTCGGGCCGGCCGCTGCTGCTACTCCCGCACCTTCGACCGGCGGCAGCGGCAATGGCGATTCCAGCACCGGCACCGGTTCAAACGGCAGCAGCGATTCCGGCACAAGCAAAGACAAGGACAAGGGCAAAGACGACTCCGGCAATTCGTCTTCGTCAGCCCCGGCACCTTCAGCACCTGCACAGCAGCCGAACCAACCGTCGCAGCCTTCAACGCCTGCTCCGGCACCGGCGCCAGCCCCTGCACCCGCACCTTCAGCTCCCGGTCACGGCGGCCTGTGGCATGCAAGCCCTGCGGCGGCGCAAGAGTATGCCTGCGCAATGGTGATGCAACACAGTGATTGGGGCTGGAACCAGGCAGACTGCCAACCGCTCATCAATATGTGGACCCTCGAATCCAGTTGGAGCTGGAGCGCGCTGAACCGGCAAATGGCGGACGGCACTCCGGAAAACGCGCCATACGGCATACCGCAGTCATACCCCGGCAGCAAAATGGCCTCGTTCGGGGCTGATTGGAAAGACAACGCCGGCACCCAGATCGATTGGGGCCTGAGCTACATTCACAGCGCGTACGGCAGCCCACGAGGCGCCTGGAGCTTCTGGCAAACCCATCACGCCTACTGA
- the rsmA gene encoding 16S rRNA (adenine(1518)-N(6)/adenine(1519)-N(6))-dimethyltransferase RsmA: protein MSEQTTNGSSVTDGVTAHNGHLLGAGDIRRIAADAGISPTKKFGQNFVIDPGTVRRIVREAGVTADTRVLEVGPGLGSLTLALLETGAAVTAVEIDPALAARLPETVAEFMPEAADRLTVVTADAMSLSPETLPELAANAPNATHTPSSQTDADDRREDTHTASGNPFTLVSNLPYNVATPILLTLLERFENLDHFLVMVQKEVADRLAAKPGSKIYGTPSVKLAWYGQAERVGLVGRNVFWPAPNVDSALVSFTRYRNYDGKNTSTSKIAAESSLDNDNKRDQNVSQSANTIFAPTSSITHQANREKVFRLIDAAFSQRRKTLHAALKKLVPSEAFTAAGIDPTRRGETLTVNEFAALAAAVEN, encoded by the coding sequence ATGAGTGAGCAAACAACGAACGGGAGCAGTGTGACAGACGGCGTGACGGCACATAACGGCCACCTGCTGGGGGCGGGGGACATCCGGCGTATCGCGGCGGACGCCGGCATCAGCCCGACCAAGAAATTCGGACAGAATTTTGTCATCGACCCGGGTACGGTGCGGCGCATCGTGCGCGAAGCCGGCGTCACCGCCGATACCCGCGTGCTCGAAGTCGGGCCGGGTTTGGGCTCGCTCACCTTGGCATTGCTGGAAACCGGGGCCGCGGTGACGGCCGTGGAAATCGACCCGGCGCTGGCGGCACGGCTGCCCGAGACCGTTGCCGAATTCATGCCGGAGGCGGCCGACCGGCTCACCGTCGTCACCGCCGACGCGATGAGCCTGAGCCCCGAGACGCTGCCGGAGCTTGCAGCGAATGCGCCGAACGCAACGCACACACCAAGCAGCCAGACTGACGCCGACGACAGGAGAGAAGACACCCACACGGCATCCGGCAATCCGTTCACCCTCGTTTCCAATTTGCCATACAATGTGGCGACTCCGATACTGCTGACGCTGCTTGAGCGCTTCGAAAACCTCGACCATTTTCTCGTCATGGTGCAGAAAGAAGTCGCCGACCGGCTCGCCGCCAAGCCGGGATCAAAAATCTACGGCACCCCAAGCGTAAAACTGGCGTGGTACGGCCAGGCCGAACGCGTAGGTCTCGTCGGCCGCAACGTCTTCTGGCCCGCGCCGAACGTCGATTCCGCGCTGGTTTCGTTTACGCGGTATCGCAATTATGATGGCAAAAACACGTCGACAAGCAAGATTGCCGCAGAATCAAGCCTTGACAACGACAACAAGCGCGACCAAAATGTATCACAATCAGCAAATACCATATTCGCGCCCACCTCGTCTATCACCCATCAAGCCAACCGCGAGAAAGTGTTCCGACTCATCGACGCCGCCTTCAGCCAGCGCCGTAAGACCCTTCACGCAGCTCTGAAAAAGCTGGTGCCATCCGAGGCATTCACGGCTGCCGGCATCGACCCCACCAGACGCGGCGAGACCTTGACCGTCAACGAATTCGCCGCTTTGGCCGCAGCGGTTGAGAACTGA